A genome region from Thermococcus onnurineus NA1 includes the following:
- a CDS encoding nucleotidyl transferase AbiEii/AbiGii toxin family protein, translating into MDEEMLRYLAAKTGLGLNYIAKEERISFLLSQLWEIFGEKAILRGGTALNRVYLAKIGAARFSEDIDIDYFDGDIGRAAEEIKKGMKLVEGFDIKGPRILHRTFRFDCYYRNPLGNRDRVKVEFYLSRPPYVEAGIELVKSPFVSEYPTMFRVYSFEDLLAKKLAALYNRTEGKDIYDSFHALNMEFDEKRLENALKLTLEFYHIEDEFWRGLIEKLDYAKKNARYIGNSTNHFIPKSLRPNWEEMIESLKLRIEELGRVLSL; encoded by the coding sequence ATGGATGAGGAAATGCTCCGGTATCTGGCAGCGAAGACTGGGCTGGGCTTGAACTACATTGCCAAGGAGGAGAGGATTTCCTTCCTGCTGAGTCAGCTATGGGAAATCTTCGGCGAGAAGGCGATACTCAGGGGCGGCACTGCCCTCAACAGGGTTTACCTCGCAAAGATTGGAGCGGCAAGGTTTTCCGAGGACATAGACATTGACTATTTTGACGGCGACATTGGCAGGGCAGCTGAGGAGATAAAAAAGGGCATGAAGCTCGTCGAAGGATTTGACATTAAGGGGCCGAGGATTCTGCACAGGACTTTTCGGTTCGATTGCTATTACAGGAATCCTCTAGGGAATAGGGATAGGGTCAAAGTTGAGTTCTACCTCAGCAGGCCGCCCTACGTTGAGGCCGGAATTGAGCTGGTTAAATCTCCCTTCGTCAGTGAGTATCCGACCATGTTCAGGGTCTATTCCTTTGAGGACCTGCTCGCTAAGAAACTCGCTGCCCTCTACAACCGCACTGAAGGCAAGGACATCTACGACTCCTTCCATGCCCTCAACATGGAGTTTGATGAGAAAAGGTTGGAAAATGCTTTGAAGCTCACTCTTGAATTCTATCACATCGAGGATGAGTTTTGGAGAGGTTTGATTGAGAAGCTCGATTACGCAAAGAAAAATGCCCGATACATCGGCAACTCCACCAACCACTTTATCCCCAAAAGCTTACGTCCAAACTGGGAAGAGATGATAGAAAGCCTGAAGCTCAGAATTGAAGAACTGGGTCGGGTGCTTTCATTGTAG
- a CDS encoding tetratricopeptide repeat protein, translated as MSDIKAEWEKALEEKDCEKLLELFDDYIENIEDEETLREELKRLEEVVVGCDDPYDLAHEIAHVYAHLDDAESGIELYKRIAERKKEDPEEYATALYYLADAYEHFGMPEKAIETYEELLKLEEEVLKNEREIALTLANIAVNLDEIGETEKAIELMERARDIFERLSDEKNYLISLLDLAHFRYELGDYNTAEALINEVLKNPRDNEIEINAKLVEAEIWAGREDYGKAFRALRDALLKAVDTNEEIFGLVFDTLVDFIEGLFNEEAYEDIHENIGLFVEVFEDDTAEFFRAIGELARWREGDEEAKKRFDELYAKVQNEDLKAILDEWKKPKLSLSLGL; from the coding sequence ATGAGCGATATCAAGGCCGAGTGGGAGAAGGCTCTGGAAGAGAAGGACTGCGAGAAGCTGCTCGAGCTGTTTGACGATTACATCGAGAACATCGAAGATGAGGAGACGCTGAGGGAGGAGCTGAAGAGGCTTGAGGAAGTTGTTGTCGGCTGTGATGACCCCTACGATTTAGCGCATGAGATAGCCCACGTTTACGCTCACCTCGACGACGCCGAGAGCGGCATTGAGCTCTACAAGAGGATAGCCGAAAGGAAGAAGGAAGATCCAGAGGAGTACGCGACGGCGCTCTACTACCTGGCCGATGCTTACGAGCACTTCGGCATGCCAGAGAAGGCGATAGAGACCTATGAGGAGCTGCTCAAGCTTGAGGAGGAAGTCCTCAAGAACGAGAGGGAGATAGCGCTGACGCTGGCCAACATTGCGGTGAACCTCGACGAGATCGGCGAGACCGAGAAAGCCATAGAGCTCATGGAGCGCGCGAGGGACATATTCGAGAGGCTCAGCGACGAGAAGAACTACCTCATAAGCCTCCTCGACCTGGCGCACTTCAGATACGAACTCGGAGACTATAACACGGCCGAGGCGCTGATAAACGAGGTTCTCAAGAACCCGAGGGACAACGAGATAGAGATAAACGCCAAGCTGGTAGAAGCTGAGATCTGGGCTGGCAGAGAGGACTACGGAAAGGCCTTCAGGGCTCTCCGCGACGCGCTCCTGAAGGCCGTCGATACGAACGAAGAGATTTTCGGCCTCGTCTTCGACACGCTCGTTGACTTCATCGAGGGACTGTTCAACGAGGAGGCCTACGAGGACATCCACGAGAACATCGGGCTCTTTGTTGAAGTCTTCGAGGACGACACGGCGGAGTTCTTCAGAGCTATAGGCGAGCTCGCCCGCTGGAGGGAGGGCGACGAGGAAGCGAAGAAAAGGTTCGACGAGCTTTACGCCAAGGTTCAGAACGAGGATCTGAAAGCAATCCTCGACGAGTGGAAGAAGCCAAAGCTGAGCCTGAGTTTGGGGCTCTGA
- a CDS encoding glycosyltransferase family 2 protein — MSLSNKASVIIVTYNHKKYMGDCLTSVLANDPLEVIVVDNGSTDKTPEFIEENFPEVKVIRSPRNLGYGGGNNLGVRHAKGEYVVILNPDTKVGENWLEELVRPLSKSRRLITTPKILLYDGSAINTVGNIVHFTGLTFTRGYLEPPEKYNKPEYLSGISGACFAMRRDEYLELGGFDENFLAYNEDGEFSWRAHAKGFKILYVPTSVVYHDYTLKVPPKKIYHLEKGRYIILRKYLTARQRLAILPSLIMSEILTWGYAVLNGPSGIKFKLKGLFEGLKAEVDKIEAGEGILQGLDSQIPDDQLSYTPIDRIIKRIANRIYEWNYRVIAG; from the coding sequence ATGAGTCTTTCAAATAAGGCAAGTGTAATTATAGTCACGTACAACCACAAAAAATACATGGGGGACTGTTTAACTTCCGTTCTAGCCAATGATCCGTTAGAGGTCATTGTTGTCGATAACGGCTCCACGGATAAAACTCCCGAGTTCATTGAAGAGAACTTTCCAGAGGTTAAGGTCATAAGGAGTCCAAGGAATTTAGGCTATGGAGGAGGGAACAATTTAGGAGTTAGACATGCAAAAGGAGAATACGTGGTGATCCTCAATCCAGACACGAAGGTTGGGGAGAACTGGCTCGAGGAACTCGTTAGGCCACTGTCTAAAAGTAGGCGTTTGATAACGACCCCAAAGATACTCCTTTATGATGGCTCAGCTATAAATACAGTTGGAAACATTGTTCACTTTACCGGACTCACGTTCACCAGGGGCTACTTGGAGCCTCCTGAGAAGTACAACAAGCCAGAATACCTCAGCGGCATTTCTGGGGCATGCTTTGCCATGAGGAGAGACGAATATCTTGAACTGGGAGGGTTTGACGAGAACTTTTTAGCGTACAACGAGGACGGGGAGTTCTCATGGAGGGCCCATGCCAAGGGTTTCAAAATCCTGTACGTGCCGACATCGGTGGTTTATCACGACTACACCCTTAAAGTACCGCCGAAGAAAATATACCATCTGGAGAAAGGGAGGTACATTATTTTGAGGAAGTACTTAACGGCACGCCAGAGGCTTGCAATCCTGCCCTCTCTGATTATGAGTGAGATACTGACCTGGGGGTACGCGGTACTGAACGGGCCATCGGGCATAAAATTCAAGCTTAAGGGCCTTTTTGAGGGTTTAAAAGCTGAAGTGGATAAGATTGAAGCAGGTGAAGGGATACTCCAAGGACTGGATAGCCAAATCCCCGATGACCAGCTATCC
- a CDS encoding type IV toxin-antitoxin system AbiEi family antitoxin domain-containing protein, which produces MQKNYYLTKTEQDIIRAIRGTDIVSADEIRELFPGLSREMVKKVLSSLSKKGYLTRLKKGLYLVNEQPGNPSIKNPYRIALALFPGYIAFSSALRLYGLLEYEPFTIFVATPRKSGERTVGEYTIKAVALGEKATGMTLKDGVYTSTLAKTFFDCFYKPRYCGGYSEITKALYEAGKLDWDEFLGYFERFASDSLCQRTGYVLELLKNELGVDIPEEVLNYLRGKVRSWTKLVPTFPSRGRSIKEWKVIDNLGKEKILGWAYG; this is translated from the coding sequence ATGCAGAAAAATTACTACCTTACAAAAACTGAACAGGACATAATTAGGGCGATACGAGGGACTGATATAGTGAGTGCTGACGAGATTAGAGAACTCTTTCCAGGTCTCAGCAGGGAGATGGTTAAAAAGGTCCTTTCGAGCCTCTCAAAAAAAGGATACCTCACAAGGCTGAAGAAAGGCCTCTATCTCGTCAACGAACAGCCAGGAAACCCCTCAATAAAAAACCCCTATCGGATAGCCCTCGCCCTGTTCCCAGGATACATAGCTTTCTCTTCCGCCCTGAGGCTTTATGGCTTACTCGAGTACGAGCCGTTCACGATATTCGTGGCCACACCGAGAAAATCCGGTGAGAGAACCGTTGGGGAGTACACGATCAAGGCCGTTGCCCTGGGAGAAAAGGCCACTGGAATGACGCTTAAGGATGGCGTCTACACCTCCACCCTCGCGAAGACGTTCTTTGACTGCTTCTACAAGCCGAGATACTGCGGGGGCTACTCTGAGATAACCAAGGCCCTTTATGAGGCTGGAAAGCTTGACTGGGACGAATTCTTGGGCTACTTCGAACGCTTTGCCAGCGACTCCCTCTGCCAAAGGACTGGCTATGTTCTGGAGCTCCTCAAAAACGAGTTGGGGGTCGACATCCCCGAGGAAGTTCTTAACTATCTAAGGGGCAAGGTTAGAAGCTGGACGAAGCTCGTTCCAACTTTTCCCTCCCGCGGGAGAAGCATAAAAGAGTGGAAAGTGATAGACAACCTTGGAAAGGAGAAGATACTGGGGTGGGCGTATGGATGA
- a CDS encoding elongation factor 1-beta yields the protein MADYNLVGVIKVMPTDPDVNLDELEEKLKAVIPEKFGLAKVEREPIAFGLVALKFYVLGRDEEGYSYDEVADLFRQVENVESAEVETVSRI from the coding sequence ATGGCTGACTACAACCTTGTTGGCGTTATAAAGGTCATGCCGACCGATCCGGATGTCAACCTCGACGAGCTCGAGGAGAAGCTCAAGGCCGTCATCCCGGAGAAGTTCGGCCTCGCCAAGGTCGAGCGCGAGCCTATAGCTTTTGGTCTCGTTGCCCTCAAGTTCTACGTCCTCGGTAGGGACGAGGAGGGCTACTCCTACGACGAGGTTGCCGACCTCTTCAGGCAGGTCGAGAACGTCGAGAGCGCCGAAGTTGAGACCGTTTCGAGGATCTGA
- a CDS encoding glycosyltransferase family 2 protein yields MSNNILIIVPAYNEELTIGYVVTLSRKYGDVLVVDDGSKDKTYDIAISAGAHVIQHPRNMGKAQALKTAFKYAAEKGYDIVVCLDADGQHNPEEIPKLLEPILNDEADMVIGSRFLDGAKKNIPFYRRFGLWILNATTNVSLNGTLKITDSQSGFRAMNRKALGELMKINSNGYSVESDMLVHLAEKGVRIKEVPITVRYDVPNKHKKNPLSHGVGVLADLVSLIGYRRPLLLFGTLSIISFLTAIVLGYFAFLPYYEEGTVYLTPAIGSGIFAIIGIQLFVAGLTLNVLAKMVRE; encoded by the coding sequence ATGTCCAATAACATCTTAATAATCGTTCCTGCGTACAATGAGGAGCTGACGATAGGGTACGTAGTAACCCTTTCTAGAAAGTACGGTGATGTTCTGGTAGTCGATGATGGTAGTAAGGACAAGACTTATGACATCGCCATTTCTGCCGGGGCCCACGTTATACAGCACCCTCGGAACATGGGGAAGGCCCAGGCCCTTAAGACGGCCTTCAAGTATGCGGCAGAAAAAGGCTATGATATTGTGGTGTGCCTGGACGCCGACGGGCAGCACAACCCCGAGGAGATACCCAAACTCCTTGAGCCAATTCTTAATGATGAAGCCGACATGGTCATAGGGTCAAGGTTCCTGGACGGAGCTAAGAAGAACATACCCTTCTACAGGAGGTTCGGTCTGTGGATTCTGAACGCCACCACGAACGTGAGCCTGAACGGGACTCTGAAGATCACCGATTCCCAGTCGGGCTTCAGGGCGATGAACAGAAAAGCCCTAGGTGAACTGATGAAGATAAACAGCAACGGCTACAGCGTGGAGAGCGATATGCTGGTGCACCTGGCCGAGAAGGGCGTGAGGATCAAGGAGGTGCCGATAACCGTCCGCTATGATGTCCCGAACAAGCACAAGAAGAACCCGCTGAGCCATGGGGTTGGAGTGCTGGCGGATCTTGTGAGCCTAATAGGATACAGGAGACCGCTCCTGCTCTTCGGGACGTTGAGCATTATTTCATTCCTCACTGCCATCGTTCTTGGATACTTCGCTTTCCTGCCCTACTACGAGGAGGGCACCGTCTACCTCACCCCCGCCATCGGCTCGGGGATCTTCGCGATAATCGGGATCCAGCTGTTCGTTGCTGGATTGACGCTGAACGTGCTGGCAAAGATGGTGAGGGAGTGA
- a CDS encoding MarR family winged helix-turn-helix transcriptional regulator encodes MISMLTRAELRVLSVLHEPATLKELSGQLGVSRSRLSIIARSLEQKGLIERQKDGKEILLIPSSSKPLELFHELLTRFPHVNFISLLAGRKLKVIGGMAVEEPRPVWEISLRSNVNRYTVHHVLTELMERLIVGKNEKGYFIAERFSLVKEFADEYFRLQNSIKAKSFSHDSVVLWSGVNEFILATRRFRGLAVDSFQLTGPSRFSSYGLSVISGGVYHYYWPSREITLEEVIVHTLAVGAGARELLYVVTILKVKGFNVERLRRLAIKFDVLGVVDEIIEYLGGKEKGYPFPSRDEVEELCRQYFGGPENDNEGKIG; translated from the coding sequence ATGATTAGCATGCTAACCCGGGCAGAGCTCAGAGTTCTCTCAGTCCTGCATGAGCCGGCCACCCTCAAAGAACTCTCTGGGCAGCTTGGGGTTTCCCGCTCTCGCCTTTCGATAATCGCCCGTTCCCTAGAGCAAAAGGGCCTTATTGAGCGGCAGAAGGATGGAAAGGAGATTCTACTCATTCCTTCCAGCTCCAAGCCCCTCGAACTCTTCCACGAGCTTCTAACGAGGTTTCCCCATGTTAACTTCATCTCTCTCTTGGCAGGTAGAAAGCTTAAGGTCATAGGCGGAATGGCCGTTGAGGAGCCCAGGCCGGTGTGGGAAATCTCCCTGAGATCCAACGTTAACCGCTACACGGTGCATCACGTCCTAACGGAGCTGATGGAAAGGCTCATCGTCGGGAAAAACGAGAAGGGGTATTTTATTGCGGAACGGTTTTCGCTCGTCAAAGAGTTCGCCGACGAATACTTTCGCCTGCAGAACTCAATAAAGGCAAAGAGCTTCAGCCATGATTCGGTAGTCCTCTGGAGCGGCGTTAATGAGTTCATCCTCGCTACGAGAAGATTCAGGGGCTTGGCGGTAGATTCCTTCCAGCTCACTGGCCCCTCCCGCTTTTCAAGCTATGGTCTCAGCGTAATCTCGGGAGGAGTCTACCACTATTACTGGCCTTCCAGGGAGATAACGCTCGAGGAGGTCATTGTTCATACCCTGGCAGTTGGAGCTGGTGCGAGGGAGCTCCTCTACGTCGTAACCATCCTAAAGGTCAAGGGATTTAACGTTGAGCGGCTCAGACGTCTGGCCATTAAGTTTGATGTCCTCGGAGTCGTTGACGAGATTATCGAGTATCTTGGCGGAAAAGAGAAAGGTTATCCGTTCCCTTCCAGGGATGAAGTTGAGGAGCTCTGCCGTCAGTACTTTGGAGGCCCCGAAAATGATAACGAGGGAAAGATTGGTTGA
- a CDS encoding ABC transporter substrate-binding protein, with the protein MKSRGKTFTLFLVGVLLLAVVASGCIGGETTTTTITASSPGPTETASSPTTTTAAPKYPITVTDFAGRTVTIEKPPERVIVLSGYWAEILCVLGVQDRIVGIGKYVPYDPYLPDDVKNKTVVGSNFKGLNWETVVGLNPDLIIIDWYGGKYADAETIQKAEELGIPVIALTARTIGDNVEVVNLLGKVFGEEEKAGELAGWMKEKLSAVKETAAQIPESERKNALLISAPKDIAGPVTVYANGSAWASMVELIGAHNLAFDMTFDTQWPKLDLEKIIAYWGNDTDVLILTSFSQDRLEDAMNGIKNDSRWQEIRAVREGHVYGILAGSKGYLDWGPRIIVGLYQMANMVYPDRYQNWESVRDELIEKFYSPFYQGG; encoded by the coding sequence ATGAAATCCCGCGGAAAGACATTCACCCTGTTTCTGGTCGGCGTCTTGCTCCTCGCCGTCGTGGCGAGCGGCTGTATAGGCGGCGAAACTACTACAACGACCATAACCGCGTCCTCTCCCGGCCCAACGGAGACGGCTTCGTCCCCAACAACCACCACTGCCGCTCCCAAGTACCCGATAACCGTCACGGACTTCGCGGGAAGGACAGTCACCATAGAGAAGCCGCCCGAGAGGGTGATAGTGCTCTCCGGCTACTGGGCGGAGATACTATGCGTCCTCGGCGTCCAGGACAGGATAGTCGGCATAGGCAAGTACGTCCCCTACGACCCCTACCTCCCAGATGATGTGAAGAACAAGACCGTCGTTGGCAGCAACTTCAAGGGCCTCAACTGGGAGACCGTCGTCGGTTTGAATCCAGACCTCATAATAATCGACTGGTACGGCGGCAAGTACGCCGACGCCGAGACGATACAGAAGGCGGAAGAGCTCGGCATACCCGTCATAGCGCTCACTGCTAGGACCATCGGGGATAACGTGGAGGTCGTTAATCTCCTTGGAAAGGTGTTTGGTGAAGAAGAGAAGGCCGGTGAGCTGGCAGGGTGGATGAAGGAGAAGCTCAGCGCCGTGAAGGAAACCGCCGCCCAGATTCCGGAGAGCGAGAGGAAGAACGCCCTCCTCATAAGCGCCCCCAAGGACATCGCTGGCCCGGTCACTGTCTACGCCAACGGAAGCGCGTGGGCGAGTATGGTGGAGCTCATCGGTGCCCACAACTTAGCTTTCGACATGACATTCGACACCCAGTGGCCCAAGCTCGACCTCGAGAAGATAATCGCCTACTGGGGCAACGACACGGACGTTTTAATCCTGACGTCATTCAGCCAGGACAGGCTTGAGGACGCCATGAACGGCATTAAAAATGACTCAAGGTGGCAGGAAATCAGGGCCGTGAGGGAAGGACACGTCTACGGCATCCTCGCAGGTTCAAAGGGCTACCTCGACTGGGGCCCGAGGATAATAGTCGGCCTCTACCAAATGGCCAACATGGTCTACCCCGACCGCTACCAGAACTGGGAGTCGGTCAGGGACGAGCTGATTGAGAAGTTCTACAGCCCGTTCTACCAGGGTGGGTGA
- a CDS encoding anaerobic ribonucleoside-triphosphate reductase activating protein, which produces MLTSGWKAVSMVDVHGKVTFTLWLCGCNLKCPFCHNWRIAGGKGCFELERGAMLEELEVNSFLIDYFHVTGGEPLMQWAELSSLLASVKALDVPVSLNTNLTLVGPLEKLLNAGLVDHIATDLKAPPAALYGLPEEASERLWRLFLRGLELVSNYGLPLELRIPVPKGFDVWPWIEEGLGHLDTEFYVVLNPLVGKPLTNPRDEAWCSAHCWPEDEVRNLGERLDELGIEFHVNRWA; this is translated from the coding sequence ATGCTCACAAGTGGCTGGAAAGCCGTCAGCATGGTGGATGTGCATGGAAAGGTCACCTTTACGCTCTGGCTGTGCGGTTGTAACTTGAAATGCCCCTTCTGTCATAACTGGCGGATAGCTGGGGGAAAAGGCTGCTTCGAGCTGGAACGGGGGGCAATGCTTGAGGAGCTTGAGGTGAACTCCTTCCTCATCGATTACTTCCACGTCACCGGTGGCGAGCCGCTGATGCAGTGGGCCGAGCTTTCATCGCTGTTAGCCAGTGTGAAGGCTCTTGACGTTCCCGTCAGCCTCAACACGAACCTCACCCTCGTTGGGCCGCTTGAAAAACTCCTTAATGCCGGGCTCGTTGATCACATCGCGACCGACCTGAAGGCACCCCCGGCTGCTCTCTATGGCCTTCCCGAGGAAGCCAGCGAACGGCTCTGGAGGCTGTTCTTGCGGGGACTTGAGCTGGTATCCAACTACGGTCTTCCCCTTGAACTTCGCATTCCCGTTCCCAAGGGCTTTGACGTATGGCCATGGATCGAAGAAGGGCTCGGACACCTCGATACGGAGTTTTACGTCGTCCTTAATCCTCTTGTTGGAAAACCGCTGACGAATCCTCGCGACGAAGCATGGTGTTCCGCCCACTGCTGGCCGGAAGATGAAGTCAGAAATCTTGGAGAGAGGCTTGATGAGCTTGGTATTGAATTTCACGTAAACAGGTGGGCTTAA
- a CDS encoding zinc finger domain-containing protein — protein MEAKFEIPVCTSCGKEITPREHATHFVCPNCGEEIIWRCESCRVLSVPYKCPKCGWEGP, from the coding sequence GTGGAAGCCAAGTTCGAGATACCCGTATGCACATCATGCGGAAAGGAGATAACCCCAAGGGAGCACGCCACTCACTTCGTCTGCCCGAACTGTGGCGAGGAGATCATCTGGCGCTGTGAAAGCTGCAGGGTCCTCTCAGTCCCCTACAAGTGCCCCAAGTGCGGCTGGGAGGGGCCGTGA
- a CDS encoding anaerobic ribonucleoside triphosphate reductase, protein METVRKDIIQEYARWGSLDVLENANRYPGPTGFFAYVMEEALKEHLSLIPAEGREAHFSGDIYIHKLPYSLYIPYCTGHSTARLLEKGLKTPTIISRPAKHFDTYVDHIANYLITMQHYFSGAQALSSVEWYAGPFIRKEGLDRRKIRQNIQRLVYNLNYPSRVGMQTPFTNFTVTLDAPKEMLEGDHAVYDGKKLEPLGEYEREAKEFFIALTEVLREGDAIGQPFTFPIPTLMVTAKMLWDDPEVFEAVFTTAAKRGSFYWLNTNVVDPDASFSMCCRLVIDKNEMKDVFSFNASNTKEQWLNEVERQRFGGLWAMPDVTGSVNVTTVNLPRLALKANGDDDKFWEEYERVLQVVRETTDWFRERYVRLITNYRQMYQMIHLYLEEFPSSHFNTIGILGLPEAAAIYLNEPGLWTEGTRKDWLKAAELIKEMVEFATARAREWMKESGTPWNVEEVPGESAAAKLAIRDLREFPWLKDYLSDVGNPIYSTSIAPYYGSLELGDRIRIEEKVQRSFTGGVMMHIFLGEEPDPEALAKLTKRLMKTDLVYWSYTPAVTVCNDCNHSTTGLHTHCQRCGSENVEIWSRIIGYYRPLKNWNPFRKKEFWTRRHYTS, encoded by the coding sequence ATGGAAACTGTGAGGAAGGACATTATCCAGGAGTACGCAAGGTGGGGGAGTCTCGACGTTCTCGAAAATGCAAACCGCTATCCCGGGCCAACCGGCTTCTTTGCCTACGTGATGGAAGAAGCGCTCAAAGAGCACCTCTCGCTCATCCCGGCGGAGGGCAGGGAGGCCCACTTCAGCGGCGATATCTACATCCACAAGCTTCCCTACAGTCTCTACATTCCTTACTGCACGGGCCACAGCACGGCGAGGCTCCTTGAGAAGGGTCTAAAGACGCCAACGATAATATCGAGGCCGGCCAAACACTTCGACACCTACGTCGACCACATAGCCAACTACCTCATAACCATGCAGCACTACTTCAGTGGCGCTCAGGCCCTCTCAAGCGTCGAGTGGTACGCGGGGCCGTTCATAAGGAAAGAGGGCCTCGACAGGAGAAAGATACGGCAGAACATTCAGAGACTGGTCTACAACCTCAACTATCCGAGCAGGGTGGGGATGCAGACTCCTTTTACCAACTTCACCGTGACCCTGGACGCCCCGAAGGAAATGCTCGAAGGCGACCACGCGGTTTACGATGGCAAAAAGCTCGAGCCTCTCGGAGAGTACGAGAGAGAAGCCAAGGAGTTCTTCATAGCCCTGACTGAAGTGCTCAGAGAGGGTGACGCGATAGGTCAGCCCTTCACGTTCCCTATCCCCACCCTGATGGTCACCGCCAAAATGCTCTGGGACGATCCAGAGGTCTTCGAGGCCGTCTTTACAACTGCTGCAAAGCGCGGAAGCTTCTACTGGCTCAACACGAACGTCGTTGACCCGGACGCAAGCTTCTCGATGTGCTGCAGGCTTGTAATAGATAAAAACGAAATGAAAGATGTTTTTAGCTTTAATGCGAGTAATACAAAAGAGCAATGGCTGAATGAAGTTGAGAGGCAGCGCTTCGGCGGCCTCTGGGCGATGCCCGACGTCACTGGCTCTGTGAACGTCACGACGGTCAACCTTCCTAGACTTGCACTCAAAGCCAATGGCGATGACGATAAGTTCTGGGAAGAGTACGAGCGCGTTCTCCAAGTCGTCCGGGAAACCACCGACTGGTTCCGTGAGCGCTACGTGAGACTGATAACGAACTACCGCCAGATGTATCAGATGATCCACCTCTACCTCGAGGAGTTCCCGTCGAGCCACTTCAATACAATAGGAATTCTTGGTTTGCCAGAGGCGGCTGCAATTTACCTCAACGAACCTGGACTCTGGACTGAGGGCACGAGGAAGGACTGGCTCAAAGCTGCAGAGCTGATAAAGGAGATGGTCGAGTTCGCCACGGCCAGGGCAAGGGAGTGGATGAAAGAAAGTGGGACGCCGTGGAACGTTGAGGAAGTTCCGGGAGAGAGCGCTGCGGCAAAGCTTGCCATAAGGGATCTCCGCGAGTTCCCCTGGCTAAAGGACTACCTGAGCGACGTTGGCAATCCAATTTACTCCACCAGCATAGCGCCCTACTACGGCTCGCTTGAGCTGGGCGACAGGATACGCATAGAGGAAAAGGTTCAGAGGAGCTTCACCGGTGGAGTGATGATGCACATCTTCTTAGGAGAAGAGCCGGACCCGGAGGCTTTAGCGAAGCTTACCAAAAGGCTCATGAAGACAGACCTCGTCTACTGGAGCTACACACCTGCAGTGACAGTCTGCAACGACTGTAACCACTCAACTACGGGCCTTCACACCCACTGTCAGCGCTGCGGAAGCGAGAACGTCGAGATATGGAGCAGGATTATCGGCTACTACCGTCCGCTCAAAAACTGGAACCCCTTCAGGAAGAAGGAGTTCTGGACGAGGAGGCACTACACCTCCTGA